One segment of Pseudodesulfovibrio sp. 5S69 DNA contains the following:
- a CDS encoding Lon protease family protein: protein MTKTTLPKSLPGSKLRAAMDPATIPYATSADVPARNVYSKLQPRAIHALSLALEIRGNEHNLYVAGEPNMGRTYFVKSFLQPAAAKATPPADWVYLYNFEDSDKPIAVSLPAGKGRKFKLAQNKAMAHIRQEIPARFEKDTFQKKHERIVKKFNAKREELFNEMDDTAEKENFSLSLDDEGVLTLSPIVDGEVVSDKDFDKLKPAHRKKLKAKGEELLAGVSSILRQINQNEMEMRDSESALQRETAKTVMEDCFTQVSDKFKDIEGLPAYFEAVVDEVVDNVDQFLPRDTSLAGLLPEGMPSGEDFFTRFEVNLFVDNGKTKGAPVVVEDHPTPFNLLGSIEREAEMGALYTDFTLIKAGSLHQANGGFLILNVEDLLSNPSSWEGLLRALRSGQSRIEDPVDPEQVRARTIQPEPIDLDLKVVLIGTDEHYEILLYNDDRFAKYFKLKAHLQHAAMRTAANIRNYVSIIGQTAREAGVLPLTREAMAGLIDFASRLVEDQKRLSLYIPLIRERMIEASALARMAGKENVDQTAMSEAVWAKDYRVNLYEEEFMADYDRQVIKVDTDGFGTGRANGLSVTLFGDYEFGLPHQISCTVGVGHGGILDLEREAQLGGPIHTKGMMIIKSYLVRLFAQNKPIVLTGSLCFEQSYAGIEGDSASGAELASLLSALSDTPINLSYAMTGAVSQSGAVMAVGGVNRKIEGFFEVCRRRKLTGRQGVILPADNVVNLMLKDEVVRAVDEGKFHIFPVKSIEEALFILTGLKCGTRGKNGQYPLGTLYRKVDQRLAELAELALKTSPGGCAK from the coding sequence ATGACCAAAACGACCCTTCCCAAAAGCCTGCCCGGCTCCAAGCTGCGGGCGGCCATGGACCCGGCCACCATTCCCTACGCCACCAGCGCCGATGTCCCGGCGCGAAACGTCTATTCCAAATTGCAGCCCAGGGCGATCCACGCCTTGTCGCTGGCGCTTGAGATCAGGGGCAACGAGCACAACCTGTATGTGGCGGGCGAGCCGAACATGGGCCGCACCTATTTCGTGAAGTCGTTCCTGCAGCCCGCAGCGGCCAAGGCCACGCCCCCGGCGGACTGGGTCTACCTGTACAATTTCGAGGACAGCGACAAACCCATCGCCGTGTCCCTGCCCGCCGGGAAGGGGCGCAAATTCAAGCTGGCCCAGAACAAGGCCATGGCCCACATCCGCCAGGAGATCCCGGCCCGGTTCGAGAAGGACACCTTCCAGAAGAAGCACGAGCGCATCGTCAAGAAGTTCAACGCCAAGCGCGAGGAACTGTTCAACGAGATGGACGACACGGCCGAGAAGGAGAACTTCTCCCTGTCGCTGGACGACGAGGGCGTGCTGACCCTGTCGCCCATCGTGGACGGCGAGGTGGTCTCGGACAAGGATTTCGACAAGCTCAAGCCCGCCCATCGCAAAAAGCTCAAGGCCAAGGGCGAAGAGCTGCTGGCCGGAGTCAGCTCCATCCTGCGCCAGATCAACCAGAACGAGATGGAGATGCGCGACTCCGAGAGCGCGCTGCAGCGGGAGACCGCCAAGACGGTCATGGAGGACTGTTTCACCCAGGTCTCCGACAAGTTCAAGGACATCGAGGGGTTGCCCGCCTATTTCGAGGCCGTGGTGGACGAGGTGGTGGACAACGTGGACCAGTTCTTGCCGCGCGATACTTCCTTGGCCGGGCTCCTGCCCGAGGGCATGCCGTCGGGCGAGGACTTCTTCACCCGGTTCGAGGTCAACCTGTTCGTGGACAACGGCAAGACCAAGGGCGCGCCCGTGGTGGTCGAGGACCACCCCACCCCGTTCAACCTGCTCGGCTCCATCGAGCGCGAGGCCGAGATGGGCGCGCTGTACACGGACTTCACCCTGATCAAGGCGGGCTCCCTGCATCAGGCCAACGGGGGGTTCCTGATCCTGAACGTGGAGGATCTGCTGTCCAACCCGAGCTCCTGGGAAGGGCTGTTGCGGGCCCTCAGGTCCGGCCAGTCGCGCATCGAGGACCCGGTGGACCCGGAGCAGGTCCGCGCCCGGACCATCCAGCCCGAGCCTATCGACCTGGACCTCAAGGTGGTCCTCATCGGCACGGACGAACACTACGAGATCCTGCTCTACAACGACGACCGGTTCGCCAAGTATTTCAAGCTCAAAGCGCATCTGCAACACGCGGCCATGCGCACGGCGGCGAACATCCGCAACTACGTCTCGATCATCGGCCAGACCGCGCGCGAGGCCGGGGTCCTGCCCCTGACCCGCGAGGCCATGGCCGGGCTCATCGACTTCGCCTCCCGGCTGGTGGAAGACCAGAAGCGGCTCTCCCTGTACATCCCGCTGATCCGCGAGCGCATGATCGAGGCCTCGGCTTTGGCGCGCATGGCGGGCAAGGAGAACGTGGACCAGACGGCCATGAGCGAGGCGGTCTGGGCCAAGGACTACCGCGTGAACCTCTATGAAGAGGAGTTCATGGCCGACTACGACCGCCAGGTCATCAAGGTGGATACGGACGGATTCGGCACGGGCCGGGCCAACGGGCTGTCCGTGACCCTGTTCGGCGACTACGAGTTCGGCCTGCCGCATCAAATTTCCTGCACCGTGGGCGTGGGCCACGGCGGCATCCTCGACCTGGAGCGCGAGGCCCAGTTGGGCGGCCCCATCCACACCAAGGGGATGATGATCATCAAGTCCTACCTGGTCCGCCTGTTCGCCCAAAACAAGCCCATCGTGCTGACCGGGTCGCTCTGCTTCGAGCAGTCGTACGCGGGCATCGAGGGCGACTCGGCCTCGGGCGCGGAGCTGGCCTCCCTGCTCTCGGCCCTGTCCGACACGCCCATCAACCTGTCCTACGCCATGACGGGCGCGGTCTCGCAGAGTGGCGCGGTCATGGCCGTGGGCGGAGTCAACCGCAAGATCGAAGGGTTCTTCGAGGTCTGCCGCAGGCGCAAGCTGACCGGCCGCCAGGGCGTGATCCTGCCCGCGGACAACGTGGTCAACCTGATGCTCAAGGACGAAGTGGTCCGGGCCGTGGACGAGGGCAAATTCCACATCTTCCCGGTCAAGTCCATCGAGGAAGCCCTGTTCATCCTGACCGGGCTGAAGTGCGGCACGCGCGGCAAGAACGGGCAGTACCCGCTCGGCACCCTGTACCGCAAGGTGGACCAGCGCCTGGCCGAGCTGGCCGAACTGGCCCTCAAGACCAGCCCCGGGGGCTGCGCCAAGTAG
- a CDS encoding AMP-binding protein: MFTKEEYADYKDFCERYTPECPEDFNFAFDVLDAKDPKAPALIHVDDGYNRRDLNFGFFQESSSRLANALVAKGVKKGDRVMVILYRRLEYWVVMLALHRIGAVPIPSPSLLTKKDIRERVNYAGISALICEDSIVERVDKARPDCPGLKLLVQVEGKAANGWLDYDALLASGDPSFPRTPDSPGGDDPMVIFFSSGTTGLPKMVLHNHKYAASHYTTGALWHDLEDGDVHLTVSDTGWGKSVWGKFYGQWMAGAIIFVWDFRGKFHPGDLLQVMADNKITTFCAPPTIYRFLVREDLSKYDLSSLRHCTTAGELLNDSVFLAWEKAVGMPIFEGYGQTETTLQVATFKFMEPKPGSIGKPVPGWNIALMDEEGNKVPQGEEGEICISIDSPVLGLFDSYMDEPGKTACVKCDGWYHTGDKAWADEDGYLWFMGRTDDLIKSSGYRIGPFEVESALVAHEAVIEAAVTGLPDDVRGQLVKATVVLAPGYEGDEKLTKQLQAFVRELTAPYKYPRVIDYVDELPKTISGKIKRKEIREADLARLAK; encoded by the coding sequence ATGTTTACCAAAGAAGAATACGCCGATTACAAGGATTTTTGCGAACGTTACACACCCGAATGCCCCGAGGACTTCAACTTCGCCTTCGACGTCCTGGACGCCAAGGACCCGAAGGCCCCGGCGCTGATTCACGTGGACGACGGCTACAACCGGCGCGATCTAAACTTCGGCTTCTTCCAGGAGTCCTCCTCCAGGCTGGCCAACGCGCTGGTGGCCAAGGGGGTGAAAAAGGGCGACCGTGTCATGGTCATCCTCTACCGGCGGCTGGAATACTGGGTGGTCATGCTCGCCCTGCACCGCATCGGCGCGGTGCCCATCCCGTCCCCGTCCCTGCTGACCAAGAAGGACATCCGCGAGCGCGTCAACTACGCGGGCATCTCGGCGCTGATCTGCGAGGACTCCATCGTGGAGCGGGTGGACAAGGCCCGGCCCGACTGTCCCGGCCTGAAGTTGCTCGTCCAGGTGGAAGGCAAGGCCGCAAACGGCTGGCTCGACTACGACGCGCTGCTCGCCTCGGGCGACCCGAGCTTCCCGCGCACCCCGGACTCCCCCGGCGGCGACGACCCCATGGTTATCTTCTTTTCCAGCGGCACCACCGGCCTGCCCAAAATGGTCCTGCACAACCACAAGTACGCCGCGTCCCACTACACCACCGGCGCGCTGTGGCACGACCTGGAAGACGGCGACGTGCACCTGACCGTGTCGGACACGGGCTGGGGCAAGTCGGTCTGGGGCAAGTTCTACGGCCAGTGGATGGCCGGGGCGATCATTTTCGTCTGGGACTTCCGGGGCAAGTTCCACCCCGGCGACCTGCTCCAGGTCATGGCCGACAACAAGATCACCACCTTCTGCGCGCCGCCGACCATCTACCGGTTCCTGGTGCGCGAGGACCTTTCCAAGTACGACCTGTCTTCCCTGCGCCACTGCACCACGGCGGGCGAGCTGCTCAACGACTCGGTCTTCCTCGCCTGGGAAAAGGCCGTGGGCATGCCCATCTTCGAAGGCTACGGCCAGACCGAGACCACCCTGCAGGTGGCCACCTTCAAGTTCATGGAGCCCAAGCCCGGTTCCATCGGGAAACCGGTGCCCGGCTGGAACATCGCGCTCATGGACGAGGAAGGCAACAAAGTGCCCCAGGGCGAGGAGGGCGAGATCTGCATCAGCATCGACTCGCCCGTGCTCGGCCTGTTCGACTCCTACATGGACGAGCCGGGCAAGACCGCCTGCGTCAAATGCGACGGCTGGTACCACACCGGCGACAAGGCCTGGGCCGACGAGGACGGCTATCTCTGGTTCATGGGCCGCACCGACGACCTGATCAAGTCCTCGGGCTACCGCATCGGACCGTTCGAGGTGGAGTCCGCCCTGGTGGCCCACGAGGCGGTCATCGAGGCCGCGGTCACCGGCCTGCCCGACGACGTGCGCGGCCAGTTGGTCAAGGCCACTGTGGTGCTCGCCCCGGGATACGAGGGCGACGAGAAGTTAACCAAGCAGCTCCAGGCCTTTGTCCGCGAGTTGACCGCGCCCTACAAGTACCCGCGCGTCATCGACTACGTGGACGAGCTGCCCAAGACCATCTCCGGCAAGATCAAACGCAAGGAAATCCGCGAAGCCGACCTCGCCAGACTGGCGAAGTAG
- a CDS encoding TolB family protein, with protein MPPHRFRPGQIFSLLLLCLAALAPSGAAAYPLFRSADLALPPGTTLAAAIERLVPADSPAPLTILEPADGALVPEDAASPIFRWRDPAAGAWLVTLTVDGQPLCKGLLNTPRWIPERSLWERIRSDAGGHTIEAAVSGLGPDGRMVSSGRTSFAVSGEPVAARLSFLRKRLPFRTAQKNPNDSQVVIGDLSDYGRPRIVMQDVPICFNCHAYSLDGSAYGMDMDYKGDKGGYALVSVGEQVSVDDRDVVSWNDYVPPKPATYSMGLFTSLSPDGRYAASTVGETSAFVMLDDLYFSQMFYPATGQVAIYDARTGKIAPLPGANDVRRIQTNPAFSPDGTRLAFARADVETALVARIVAGELRKEDPGQDIRAVNAKYPVQFDLWSVPFNHGGGGVPEPIEGASDNGLSNFFPKYSPDGRWLAFTQCATGLVLQPDSKIAIVPAGGGEAHVLKANTGLMNSWHTWSPNSRWLAFASKGNSPFTEIFLTHIDDDGRSSPPLRLFRFSHEELAAMVPEFVPDHAKHEQKSLELADPEGALGESMATDGR; from the coding sequence ATGCCGCCCCACCGCTTCCGCCCGGGACAGATTTTCTCCCTTCTTCTGCTCTGCCTCGCCGCACTGGCGCCCTCCGGGGCGGCCGCCTACCCGCTCTTCCGCTCCGCCGACCTCGCTCTGCCGCCCGGCACGACCCTGGCCGCAGCCATCGAGCGGCTGGTCCCGGCGGATTCCCCGGCTCCCCTCACGATCCTGGAACCGGCCGACGGCGCGCTCGTCCCGGAGGACGCGGCCTCCCCCATCTTCCGCTGGCGGGATCCCGCGGCCGGGGCCTGGCTCGTCACCCTGACCGTGGACGGGCAGCCCCTGTGCAAGGGGCTGTTGAACACCCCCCGCTGGATACCCGAACGGTCCCTGTGGGAACGCATCCGCTCGGACGCGGGCGGGCATACCATCGAGGCCGCCGTCTCGGGCCTGGGCCCGGACGGCCGCATGGTCTCCTCCGGACGGACCAGCTTCGCCGTGAGCGGCGAGCCCGTGGCCGCGCGCCTCTCCTTCCTGCGCAAGCGGCTGCCCTTCCGCACGGCCCAGAAGAACCCCAACGACAGCCAGGTCGTCATCGGCGACCTCTCGGACTACGGCCGGCCGCGCATCGTCATGCAGGACGTGCCCATCTGCTTCAACTGCCACGCCTATTCCCTGGACGGCTCCGCCTACGGCATGGACATGGATTACAAGGGGGACAAGGGCGGTTACGCCCTGGTGTCCGTGGGCGAACAGGTCTCGGTGGACGACCGGGACGTGGTCTCCTGGAACGACTACGTCCCGCCCAAGCCCGCCACCTACAGCATGGGGCTGTTCACCAGCCTCTCCCCGGACGGGCGCTATGCCGCCTCCACCGTGGGCGAGACCTCTGCCTTCGTCATGCTCGACGACCTCTATTTCTCGCAGATGTTCTATCCGGCCACGGGCCAGGTCGCGATCTACGACGCCAGGACCGGCAAGATCGCGCCCCTGCCCGGCGCGAACGACGTCAGGCGCATCCAGACCAACCCGGCCTTCAGCCCGGATGGGACGCGGCTGGCCTTTGCCCGGGCCGACGTGGAGACGGCCCTGGTGGCCCGCATCGTGGCCGGCGAACTGCGCAAGGAGGACCCCGGCCAGGACATCCGCGCGGTCAACGCCAAATACCCCGTGCAGTTCGATCTCTGGTCCGTCCCCTTCAACCACGGCGGGGGCGGCGTGCCCGAGCCGATAGAGGGCGCATCCGACAACGGCCTGAGCAACTTCTTTCCCAAGTATTCGCCCGACGGCCGCTGGTTGGCCTTCACCCAGTGCGCCACCGGCCTGGTCCTCCAGCCGGACTCGAAGATCGCCATCGTCCCGGCCGGGGGCGGCGAGGCGCACGTGCTCAAGGCCAACACCGGGCTGATGAACTCCTGGCACACCTGGTCGCCCAACTCCCGGTGGCTGGCCTTCGCCTCCAAGGGGAATTCCCCCTTCACCGAAATTTTCCTGACCCACATAGACGACGACGGCCGGTCCAGCCCGCCGCTGCGGCTCTTCCGCTTCAGCCACGAAGAACTGGCGGCCATGGTCCCGGAGTTCGTTCCGGACCATGCGAAACACGAACAGAAGTCCCTGGAACTCGCGGACCCGGAGGGGGCCTTGGGCGAGTCCATGGCAACGGACGGCAGATAG
- a CDS encoding Nramp family divalent metal transporter — MSDAVSKEKSLEEVHGSVQTRHPKLWKRIFAFAGPAYLVSVGYMDPGNWATDLEGGSRFGYALIWVVLMSNMMAVLLQTLAARLGIVTGKDLAQACRAEYSKAASFVLWILCEIAIAACDLAELLGTILGLNLLFGLPLLWGAAVTLLDTFLLLAIQRLGIRKMEAFILSLITVIAGGFVVNLFLAKPDWGAAAAGLVPSIPTGSVYIILGIIGATVMPHNLYLHSSLVQTRNVSRLVDAKAQACRFNLLDSTIALNAAFFVNAAILVLAAAVFYRNGIVVTEIQQADQMLEQLLGSQVAPIAFGLALLAAGQSSTLTGTLAGQIVMEGFVKIRLRPHVRRLITRCIALLPAVVVIAIFGDRGTYRLLILSQVILSLQLPFAIVPLVHFTSDKLKMGSFVNRWWAKILAWASSAIIIGLNGKLVYDQIAEWGSEGTPFIVTALIILIAAVTGLFLVYLLVMPLIRGDKGWAEEAPGGAGAIIGKIETKKTRHIVAALGRDSGDAPIINRALSLAKQEGAMLTLVHVVDTALAHVYDNSEDGGQNVYDEHTREDEQYLSEIVDEICTTGVAVEMALLFGNPSRELIRFAAAHNVDMLVMGSHGHRLLGDLLWGETVEPVRHKVDIPILVV, encoded by the coding sequence ATGAGTGATGCTGTGAGCAAGGAAAAGTCCCTGGAAGAGGTCCACGGGTCCGTCCAGACCCGACACCCCAAATTGTGGAAACGCATTTTCGCCTTTGCCGGACCGGCGTACCTGGTCAGCGTCGGGTACATGGACCCCGGCAACTGGGCCACGGACCTCGAGGGCGGCTCCCGGTTCGGCTACGCCCTGATCTGGGTCGTGCTGATGTCCAACATGATGGCCGTGCTGCTCCAGACCCTGGCCGCCCGGCTCGGCATCGTCACCGGCAAGGACCTGGCCCAGGCCTGCCGGGCCGAATACTCCAAGGCCGCCTCGTTCGTCCTGTGGATTTTATGCGAAATAGCCATCGCGGCCTGCGACCTGGCCGAGCTGCTCGGGACCATCCTCGGCCTGAACCTGCTGTTCGGCCTGCCCCTGCTCTGGGGCGCGGCCGTGACCCTGCTCGACACCTTCCTGCTGCTGGCCATCCAGCGGCTGGGCATCCGCAAGATGGAGGCCTTCATCCTTTCCCTGATCACGGTCATCGCCGGAGGATTCGTGGTCAATCTCTTTCTCGCCAAGCCGGATTGGGGCGCGGCGGCGGCAGGGCTGGTGCCCAGCATACCGACCGGCTCGGTGTACATCATCCTGGGCATCATCGGGGCCACGGTCATGCCCCACAACCTGTACCTGCATTCGTCCCTGGTGCAGACGCGGAACGTCTCCCGGCTGGTGGACGCCAAGGCCCAGGCCTGCCGCTTCAACCTGCTCGACTCGACCATCGCCCTGAACGCGGCCTTTTTCGTCAACGCGGCCATACTGGTCCTCGCCGCCGCGGTCTTTTATCGGAACGGCATCGTGGTCACCGAGATCCAGCAGGCGGACCAGATGCTCGAACAACTGCTCGGTTCCCAGGTGGCCCCCATCGCCTTCGGCCTGGCCTTGCTGGCCGCAGGACAGAGTTCCACCCTGACCGGGACCCTGGCCGGCCAGATCGTCATGGAGGGGTTCGTCAAGATCCGGCTGCGTCCCCACGTCAGGCGGCTCATCACCCGGTGCATCGCGCTGCTCCCGGCCGTGGTGGTCATCGCCATCTTCGGCGACAGGGGGACCTACAGGCTGCTCATCCTCAGCCAGGTCATCCTCAGCCTGCAACTGCCGTTCGCCATCGTCCCGCTGGTCCACTTCACCAGCGACAAGCTGAAGATGGGCTCGTTCGTCAACCGGTGGTGGGCCAAGATCCTGGCCTGGGCGTCGTCGGCGATCATCATCGGATTGAACGGCAAGCTGGTGTACGACCAGATTGCCGAATGGGGCAGCGAGGGCACGCCGTTCATCGTCACGGCGCTGATCATCCTGATCGCGGCGGTGACCGGGCTCTTTCTCGTCTACCTGCTGGTCATGCCGCTCATACGCGGCGACAAGGGCTGGGCCGAGGAGGCGCCGGGCGGAGCGGGCGCAATCATCGGGAAGATCGAGACGAAAAAGACGCGGCACATCGTCGCGGCGCTCGGGCGGGACTCGGGCGATGCGCCGATCATCAACCGGGCGCTTTCCCTGGCCAAGCAGGAGGGGGCCATGCTGACCCTGGTCCACGTGGTCGATACGGCGCTGGCGCACGTCTACGACAACAGCGAGGACGGCGGGCAGAACGTCTACGACGAACACACCCGCGAGGACGAACAGTACCTGTCGGAGATCGTGGATGAGATCTGCACCACCGGCGTGGCCGTGGAGATGGCGCTGCTGTTCGGCAACCCGTCCCGCGAGCTGATCCGCTTCGCCGCCGCCCACAACGTGGACATGCTGGTCATGGGGTCCCACGGCCACCGGCTGCTGGGCGACCTGCTCTGGGGCGAGACCGTGGAGCCGGTCCGCCACAAGGTCGACATACCGATCCTGGTCGTCTAG
- a CDS encoding peptidoglycan-binding domain-containing protein — MTATSCNKDGMMRIKFIVLALALLLCRAAPAAAAQVEVYLVPMETFRTIPYEVFTDWNALHDLAVRHAQDPAAGGGTADSYMVMSFLRGKLPPNAQFEAVVTDRRTNRATTDGEAKSQERYMNFQGMPVHMFATRFPPAAFAERFSINYYSAPGDGAGKRVQIARWDSAPKTASYAPAPAPARAPAPAPAPAPAPARAPAQAPAYAPPPAPAPAPAPAPAYAPAPARPAPQAIPSAQPAPRPAPAPAPVASAPAQGPLERGLAFLNPVFPDDVELIQKRLKELGIYKGPIDKNFGPQTKRSLDHYAVGQGFPKGQWSMGLQKALFQGTGL, encoded by the coding sequence ATGACAGCAACTTCCTGCAACAAGGACGGCATGATGCGTATCAAATTCATCGTCTTGGCCCTGGCTCTGCTCCTGTGCCGGGCAGCACCCGCGGCCGCTGCCCAGGTGGAGGTCTACCTCGTGCCCATGGAGACCTTCAGGACCATCCCCTACGAGGTCTTCACCGACTGGAACGCCCTGCACGATCTGGCCGTGCGGCACGCCCAAGACCCGGCCGCGGGGGGTGGGACGGCGGACAGCTACATGGTCATGAGCTTCCTGCGCGGCAAGCTGCCGCCGAACGCCCAATTCGAGGCAGTGGTCACGGACCGCCGGACGAACCGCGCGACAACCGACGGCGAGGCCAAGAGCCAGGAACGGTACATGAACTTCCAGGGCATGCCCGTGCACATGTTCGCCACCCGGTTCCCGCCCGCCGCCTTTGCCGAACGGTTCTCCATCAACTACTATTCCGCCCCCGGCGACGGCGCGGGCAAACGGGTGCAGATCGCCCGCTGGGACTCCGCGCCCAAGACGGCCAGCTACGCCCCGGCTCCGGCCCCGGCCCGTGCTCCGGCCCCCGCTCCCGCCCCTGCCCCGGCTCCGGCCCGTGCTCCGGCCCAGGCCCCTGCCTATGCACCGCCGCCGGCACCCGCTCCGGCACCCGCTCCCGCTCCGGCCTACGCTCCGGCGCCCGCCCGGCCCGCGCCCCAGGCCATTCCCAGCGCGCAACCCGCTCCCCGGCCAGCCCCGGCACCGGCACCGGTCGCGTCCGCGCCCGCCCAGGGCCCCCTGGAACGCGGCCTGGCCTTCCTCAACCCGGTCTTCCCGGACGACGTGGAGCTGATCCAGAAACGCCTCAAGGAGCTGGGCATCTACAAGGGGCCCATCGACAAGAACTTCGGCCCCCAGACCAAACGCTCCCTGGACCACTACGCCGTGGGCCAGGGCTTCCCCAAGGGCCAATGGTCCATGGGGTTGCAAAAGGCCTTGTTCCAAGGCACCGGCCTCTGA
- a CDS encoding 23S rRNA (pseudouridine(1915)-N(3))-methyltransferase RlmH — translation MSKIGFLWVGKLKESFSRDGCALYWKKLSRFFQLEETVIKDAPGKLPPADKNKVEGERILAKVRPGDVLILLDEFGERLTSRRLADQLKAWTDAPNQRPVFVIGGPFGLSDEVKAAARHTIRLSDMTLPHELARLLLLEQLYRAGTIHKNMPYHHD, via the coding sequence ATGAGCAAGATCGGTTTCCTCTGGGTGGGCAAGCTCAAGGAGTCCTTTTCGCGGGACGGGTGCGCCCTGTACTGGAAAAAGCTGTCGCGCTTCTTCCAGCTGGAGGAGACGGTCATCAAGGACGCGCCCGGCAAGCTCCCCCCGGCGGACAAGAACAAGGTGGAGGGTGAACGCATCCTGGCCAAGGTCAGGCCCGGCGACGTGCTCATCCTCCTGGACGAGTTCGGCGAACGGCTGACCAGCCGCCGGCTTGCCGACCAACTCAAGGCCTGGACCGACGCGCCCAACCAGCGCCCGGTCTTCGTCATCGGCGGGCCGTTCGGGCTGTCGGACGAGGTCAAGGCCGCCGCCCGCCATACCATCCGTTTGAGCGACATGACCCTGCCCCACGAGCTGGCCCGGCTCCTGCTCCTCGAACAGCTCTACCGCGCCGGGACCATTCATAAAAACATGCCCTATCATCACGATTAG
- a CDS encoding metallophosphoesterase family protein, whose protein sequence is MYWIAFGDIHESTGLLGSVPGLAEADGVIVTGDLTNRGGREAGKRVLDAVARYNPRILAQPGNMDSDGVTAYIREQDMDIHLRVRELAPGLGLMGVGLSTPTPFGTPGEVPESTLAQWLDRTHAQADGFDRLICVIHEPPADTALDRLGNGQHVGSPGVRAFLERVQPVLAVTGHIHEAAGVDRIGETPVINPGMLAGGGFVRIDFDGETVTASLESV, encoded by the coding sequence ATGTATTGGATAGCTTTCGGCGACATACACGAATCGACCGGCCTGCTCGGGTCCGTACCCGGCCTGGCCGAAGCGGACGGGGTGATCGTCACCGGGGACCTGACCAACCGGGGCGGCCGCGAGGCGGGCAAACGCGTGCTCGATGCCGTGGCCCGGTACAATCCGCGCATCCTGGCCCAGCCCGGCAACATGGACTCGGACGGTGTGACCGCCTACATCCGCGAGCAGGACATGGACATCCATCTGCGCGTGCGCGAGCTGGCTCCGGGCCTCGGGCTCATGGGCGTGGGGTTGTCCACTCCCACCCCGTTCGGCACGCCCGGCGAGGTCCCGGAATCGACCCTGGCCCAATGGCTGGACCGGACCCATGCCCAGGCGGACGGGTTCGACCGGCTCATCTGCGTCATCCACGAGCCGCCCGCCGACACCGCGCTGGACCGGCTCGGCAACGGCCAACACGTGGGCAGCCCCGGCGTGCGCGCCTTTCTGGAAAGGGTCCAGCCCGTCCTGGCCGTGACCGGCCACATCCACGAGGCCGCGGGGGTCGACCGCATCGGCGAGACCCCGGTCATCAACCCCGGCATGCTTGCGGGCGGCGGGTTCGTGCGCATCGATTTCGACGGCGAGACCGTGACCGCCAGCCTTGAGAGCGTCTAG
- a CDS encoding peptidoglycan-binding domain-containing protein: MRKYAFYLLPLLCAAAVAVAGCNMPTPQSAALNPPPPREVPAPQVIPAAPAQKLDDIKLVTAALIERLRGGRISVENVTLDPNGQHSVGELDFNYDGFDVKNVGVTGYITAELGPDRVQAMLEGVILFKDVINRRAGVYFCTQYVVTPNNINITKSVVAGIPSDFPRVETYFIPEKTFKAAASNLTSYMDYYLFAIENAEPMTYGEGESRVGLTGEYYILTFCKDRIYQEASLAMTITDRPYGAGKKLAEGISINDSGWRILVAGGKFAPGSSRFKFYVGVTYKQEANSYLPEVVVGEFLNVKKPYAPAPAAQTAPASGYAPAASAQPGEGPLASGARFLNPVFPEDVAIIQVRLHELGLYNYKIDSDFGPLTRKALDTFNQQHGLPTGQWSLGVQKALFKGTGQ; this comes from the coding sequence ATGCGCAAATACGCTTTTTACCTCCTCCCGCTGTTGTGCGCCGCAGCCGTGGCCGTGGCTGGCTGCAACATGCCCACGCCGCAGTCCGCCGCCCTGAATCCGCCGCCGCCCAGGGAAGTGCCAGCGCCCCAGGTCATCCCGGCCGCGCCCGCACAGAAACTCGACGACATCAAGCTCGTGACCGCCGCCCTCATCGAACGGCTGCGCGGCGGCCGCATCAGCGTGGAGAACGTCACGCTGGATCCCAACGGCCAGCACTCCGTGGGCGAGCTCGACTTCAACTACGACGGCTTCGACGTCAAGAACGTCGGCGTGACCGGCTACATCACCGCCGAGCTCGGACCGGACAGGGTCCAGGCCATGCTTGAAGGCGTGATCCTGTTCAAGGACGTGATCAACCGACGCGCAGGTGTCTACTTCTGCACCCAATACGTGGTCACCCCAAACAACATCAACATCACCAAATCCGTGGTCGCGGGCATCCCGTCCGACTTCCCCAGGGTGGAGACCTACTTCATTCCCGAGAAGACCTTCAAGGCGGCGGCCTCAAACCTGACCAGCTACATGGACTACTACCTCTTCGCCATCGAGAACGCCGAGCCCATGACCTACGGCGAGGGCGAAAGCAGGGTCGGGCTGACCGGCGAATACTACATCCTGACCTTCTGCAAGGACCGCATCTACCAGGAGGCCTCCCTGGCCATGACCATCACGGACCGGCCCTACGGCGCGGGCAAGAAGCTCGCCGAGGGTATCTCCATCAATGATTCGGGCTGGCGCATCCTGGTGGCGGGCGGCAAGTTCGCGCCCGGCTCCTCGCGCTTCAAGTTCTACGTGGGCGTGACTTACAAGCAGGAGGCCAACTCCTATCTGCCCGAGGTCGTGGTCGGCGAGTTCCTCAACGTCAAGAAACCCTACGCCCCGGCACCGGCCGCCCAGACGGCTCCGGCGAGCGGATACGCTCCGGCCGCCTCGGCGCAGCCCGGCGAAGGCCCCCTGGCCTCGGGCGCCCGGTTCCTCAACCCGGTCTTCCCTGAGGACGTGGCGATCATCCAGGTCCGGCTGCACGAGCTCGGCTTGTACAACTACAAGATCGACAGCGACTTCGGGCCCCTGACCCGCAAGGCGCTCGACACCTTCAACCAGCAACACGGCCTGCCCACGGGCCAGTGGAGCCTGGGCGTGCAAAAGGCCCTGTTCAAGGGCACCGGCCAATAA